One window of Halopseudomonas maritima genomic DNA carries:
- a CDS encoding PQQ-dependent dehydrogenase, methanol/ethanol family: protein MTHTLSRQLRGTLMFSLLGLGVAAQAAPVDTAAMLAAESDGAQWLSYDRTWSQQRFSPLQQINTETVENLGLAWSIDLDNTRGLEATPLYHDGVLYTSLSWSRVMAVDAGSGEVLWSYDPQVNKAKGRQACCDAVNRGVALWQGKVYVGTLDGRLIALDAKTGKPVWTQQTTDNSKPYTITGAPRVLNDMVLIGNGGAEFGVRGYFSAYDAASGELRWRFYTVPADPADGPQSSPALTEALKTWSDKTDWSLGGGGTAWDSMAYDPQLNLLYVGTGNGAPWNREIRSPGGGDNLYLSSILALRPETGELVWHYQVTPGESWDYTATQQLTLAELEIDGKPRQVIMQAPKNGFFYVLDRATGELLSAEKYGKVTWAERIDMATGRPVEVAGARYESGEPVTIWPSPFGAHNWHSMSYSPLTGLVYIPYQEVPATYVNEGGEFSRISGFNTGSGLENKEMPAAYTTGALVAWDPVKQAAAWRVERPTHWNGGTLVTAGNLVFQGTVAGQLEAYSADQGKALWQFPTQTGVVAAPMTYQHEGQQYIALMAGWGGAAALYGGEAFANAGVRNVSRMLVFKLGGQQQLPTLAGPTRVEREPQPVVAAASDLAAGEEVYAQYCAICHGAAAVGGGVLPDLRYSSDAIRGAWEAIVLHGAFQGKGMAAFGDSLTPEQANQIKLYVMQREYESWVESMKQAEE from the coding sequence ATGACACACACTCTCTCCCGCCAGTTGCGCGGCACCCTGATGTTCTCCCTGCTTGGTCTGGGCGTCGCGGCCCAAGCCGCTCCGGTGGATACCGCCGCGATGCTGGCAGCTGAAAGCGACGGCGCTCAATGGCTCAGCTATGACCGCACCTGGTCGCAGCAGCGCTTCAGCCCCTTGCAGCAGATCAACACTGAAACGGTCGAAAACCTGGGCCTTGCCTGGTCCATCGACCTGGATAACACCCGTGGCCTGGAAGCGACGCCGTTGTACCACGATGGCGTGCTCTACACCTCGCTGTCCTGGAGCCGGGTGATGGCAGTTGATGCCGGCAGCGGTGAGGTGCTCTGGAGCTATGATCCGCAGGTCAACAAGGCCAAGGGGCGTCAAGCCTGCTGCGATGCCGTGAATCGCGGCGTGGCGCTGTGGCAGGGCAAGGTGTATGTCGGCACGCTGGATGGCCGTTTGATCGCACTGGATGCCAAAACCGGCAAGCCGGTATGGACTCAACAGACCACCGACAACAGCAAGCCTTACACCATCACCGGAGCGCCGCGTGTACTCAACGATATGGTGCTGATTGGTAACGGTGGCGCGGAATTCGGCGTGCGCGGGTACTTTTCGGCCTATGACGCGGCGAGCGGTGAGTTGCGCTGGCGCTTCTACACTGTCCCGGCAGACCCGGCAGACGGTCCACAGTCCAGCCCTGCGTTGACCGAGGCGCTGAAAACCTGGAGCGATAAAACTGACTGGAGCCTGGGTGGTGGCGGTACGGCCTGGGACAGTATGGCCTATGATCCGCAGCTGAATCTGCTGTACGTGGGAACCGGCAACGGTGCCCCCTGGAACCGGGAGATTCGCAGCCCCGGCGGCGGCGATAACCTTTATCTGTCCTCCATTCTGGCGCTGCGCCCTGAAACCGGCGAGCTGGTTTGGCACTATCAGGTCACCCCTGGCGAAAGCTGGGACTACACCGCGACACAGCAACTGACCCTGGCCGAGCTGGAAATCGACGGCAAGCCACGGCAAGTCATCATGCAAGCGCCCAAGAATGGCTTTTTCTACGTGCTGGACCGGGCGACTGGTGAGCTGCTGTCTGCGGAGAAATACGGCAAGGTCACTTGGGCTGAACGGATCGATATGGCGACCGGTCGCCCGGTAGAAGTTGCCGGGGCCCGCTATGAGAGTGGTGAGCCGGTGACTATCTGGCCGAGCCCCTTCGGTGCGCATAACTGGCATTCGATGTCGTACAGCCCGCTCACCGGACTGGTGTACATCCCCTACCAGGAAGTACCGGCGACCTACGTTAACGAAGGGGGCGAATTCTCCCGCATTTCTGGCTTCAATACCGGCTCAGGGCTGGAGAACAAGGAAATGCCTGCCGCCTATACCACTGGCGCGTTGGTGGCGTGGGACCCGGTCAAGCAGGCGGCCGCCTGGCGAGTGGAACGTCCCACCCACTGGAATGGCGGGACACTGGTTACCGCGGGCAACCTGGTGTTCCAGGGCACGGTTGCAGGGCAGCTGGAGGCGTACAGCGCTGATCAGGGCAAGGCACTATGGCAGTTCCCCACCCAGACAGGTGTTGTGGCAGCGCCAATGACCTATCAGCACGAAGGCCAGCAATACATCGCGCTCATGGCCGGCTGGGGCGGGGCCGCAGCTCTGTATGGTGGTGAGGCCTTCGCTAATGCGGGTGTGCGAAACGTTAGCCGGATGCTGGTCTTCAAGCTCGGTGGCCAACAACAGCTGCCGACCCTGGCCGGCCCGACACGGGTGGAGCGAGAGCCGCAGCCGGTCGTAGCAGCAGCCAGTGACCTGGCCGCAGGGGAAGAGGTTTACGCCCAGTACTGCGCTATCTGTCACGGTGCCGCGGCTGTTGGTGGCGGTGTCCTGCCGGATCTGCGCTACTCCTCGGACGCGATCCGCGGTGCCTGGGAAGCCATCGTGTTGCACGGCGCGTTTCAGGGTAAGGGCATGGCAGCCTTCGGTGATAGCCTGACCCCAGAGCAAGCCAACCAGATCAAGCTGTATGTCATGCAGCGTGAGTACGAGAGTTGGGTGGAGTCGATGAAGCAGGCGGAAGAATAA